In the Triticum aestivum cultivar Chinese Spring chromosome 2B, IWGSC CS RefSeq v2.1, whole genome shotgun sequence genome, CTCGGCGAGGTCGGTGTGCTGGAGGCGCAGGTCGAGGTGGAGCTCCTTGCTGCTGCGTTTAAGCACGTGGTAGAGCCACCGGTTCAACACGGCAGAGTCCCAGTGCGTGTAGCAGCCGAAGTTGACGCGGAAGGCGCGCGGCGCCGTGCGGGcgccgcagcggcggcggcagaggagcgCGGCGTTGACCTCATCGATGAAGTCCCCGTTCTTGCTGCGCTTCTCCTGGGATTGCGCGGTGAAGCTGCGGTCGTCCTTGTCGTGGGCCTTGTCCTGGACGAAGGACATGGCCTCAACGGTGGCGAAGGAGTGGCGCCAGCTCCTGGCGAGCACGGCGGCGCGGGCGACCTCTTTGGCGGGGAGGTAGGAGAGGATGATGCCGAGGACGTCCTCGGGGAGGTCGCTCAGGCGGTCCTCGCCACACCACGAGTTGGTCGGTGCGGCCGCCATCACGGCTCACGGTGCGGTGCCGGTGATTCTCATCTGGCGAATATATGTACTAGGGTTCCTTGTTCGTTGATCAACACCCGGAGTCGATCGTTTCGATTGCTACTCCGATACAAACAAAGATTCCTAATTTGCCACGAATCACAAAGCCCGGTCGTTACCTTCTTTTTCTCTCTTATATAACAACCGAGATTTTATTTTCTGAACATTCCAGATTAATATGGTGAACGTACACAAGGTGCCCGACTAAGATCAGGATTTGAACTGCAGGAAAAGAACCGGTCTAACTTTCTTTTTTTTAAGCTCAACGCCGTTCGGCCCTTTATTCAACTCGCGAAAGCATGTCTGACCGGACAATTTCAGTCAGCCAGATAGGGGGAGCCACTAGTTagcgagcgctccttcgggagcctcgcaacgattagCGTCATTTGGCGTGCTCTCAGCCATTCGCTACATGTCGCGCTGTGGGCCttcctccggattttgttttttttttcgcacgcgttttcgactatttaaacggttttttcctgtttttttcgacgttttggttttttaCCGGTCTTCTTTAGCTTTTCGACCAactttttttcgaaaaaaaaacattttttgcgcgaaaaaacgcgttttcttttttcccctttcgcgagagtcacggttttgcttccgcgagaggcatggttgtgctttcacgagagtcacggccgtgcctctcgaaaaaggaaaaaaacgagttttctgtttttttatttcgcgagagtcaaggttttgcttccgcgagaggcacgggtgtgctttcgtGAAAGTCACGGCGGTGCctcctcggaaatgaaaaaaacatgctttttatttatttttttcattcgcgagagtcacggttttgcttctgtgaaaggcacggttgtgattttatgagaggcacgggcgtgcctctttcggaaaaggaaaaaaacccgtGCTCATGGTTCGGTTGTTTCAGCcggttttttttcacaaaaaaaagttcaccaaaacctatcaagttgggatctagttttgaagatctcgacgcgaggaatccaacggtgaaaaatggtttgagatttggacgcacggtttgagagataaaacgttttgaataaacagatctacaaaaaaaaggaaaactcccaggttgcgacaagtggcgcgctgcatgtgcgccacttgtcgcaacctggggagttggagtgatctttgcaacgagtactcctcaactagtgatttcgctATATAGGGATTAATCAAAGTTTAGAGAAGTAACCAGGAAGAAGAGAAAATTATATTTTTCGTCCCTCGTCTATTGGCGGAGTCTAGATTCGGCCCTTAACTCCGTAACCGAATAACTTGCAACTCCAACTACTGAAACCGACAAGCTTCGTCCCCAAGAAAACACGGGTTTGACTGGTTCTCGTGCCGACTAACTCCATTTGACCATGTTGACTCTAATTTGTGCAAAAAAATTCATAgtcgtgaacatttttgaaattcgcGTACTTTTATCAAATCCTATAATGTTTTGAAATTCGCatgattttttcaaattcatgtacTTTATTTGGGATAGTTTATGAATTTGCAAAAAATCATGAACttgaaaaaaatacatggatttcaAAAAGGTACCTGAACTTCAAAAAGGTACATGGACCTGAAAAAAGTATGCAAATTCTAAAAAAAGTACGTGGATTTAAAAATTtatgtgaatttgaaaaaaaactaCGTGAATTTTAAAAAGTTTATGGATTTAAAAAAAGTACACAAGCTTGAAAAAAGTGCGTGAATTTGAGTCAGCGCCTGTCAAAACCGTGGTGTGTTAGCAGAAAAACCTGTCAAAATCAAGACCAGGGTGAACATTGTCTGGTTTCAGTAGTTAGGGGTGCAAGCTGTCCGACTTCGTAGTTCAGAGACGAAAAAAAACTCCGCCAAAATTTGAGGGGCAAAAAGTATAAGCTTCCCTAGGAAGCCGGTGAGCCGCTGGAGAAGACCAATTAATTCCTTCATCTCCAATGGAATGTGGACACCGAAGAACTGGCCTAATTAAATTAGCAGAATATTATTCAACTGACGCTTTCTAGGAAAGCATGGCAAAACGAAGTTCTATAAAGATTTTGGTTGCTGCAAAGATGACAAATTTAGTACGCAAGCAAGACAAATCATGCTTATCAACTAAACTTGTCATTCGCGTTCAACAATAATTGCCATGCAAAGCAATTTCATTCCTACCAACAAACAGTCGCTGGTTATGAAGGTCATCACATTATCCTAGCCGTGAAACTCATTTGTACATCTACCTCTGATATACTATTGTAAGTGCAACTTCAACACCATGCACCAAATTGCCCGCGAATATCCAGACCACGCGTTCTGCAGACACTTTAGACCATCCAACACCATGCACCAAACGTCGCTGCAAGGTTCGGACGTCTGAAATCTCACAAACTGGAAGCAATGCTAGGGGAGGTTTCCTGGCGTTCGGACCTCCGCCATGTTTGCCTCTGACACCCCTGACCCACACAAAACCCCCTCTTTTTTGTTTTGCTCCAAACGGCACGGAGATTCTTGCCGCTCCAGCACCGACGTGCCTGGTTACTGCTGCATGCAGGCCAAACGGCGCGGTACTCTGGCCCGCCGCTCGTATCGTGTGCGCTTTGTCCGTGCCGGGTTAATGCCGATTCAGAGCAAACGCCACCGGGCGCGCGGGACGAGAAAATGACTTCTTATGGAATTCAAGTGGGTTGCCCATACCATTCGCCTTCCCGACTTTCAGGCGCGGGAGGTTCCATGGCGTCCACCCCCAACAACTTTTATAAAGGAGCCAGCACCAGAATCCCGAAGGAGCATCATCGAAAACCACCATCCGCGAACCCGAAGCCATTctccaaccctagccaccgccattTCCCATCTCATCTCCATAcccaccaccatcaccatcacaTCAGCAAACCACCATCCGCGAACCAGAAGCCATTCTCCAACCCTGAAAGAAGGTTCAACACCAAAATAAAGATTTTCGCAAGAAAGGAAAACACTGAAATGAAGAAGGTTCAAATAGTGTGATGTTATGTGATTTGTACAACAAACAAGTGTAGTTGAGGTGGTTCCTGCGCCTGGTTAGCCATATGCCTTGCTTCAGCTCGTGGGTTTGAACCCCAAGTAAATAATCTATTTCTTCTTTATACTTTACCCTTGATGGAAAACCGACAACACACGAAAGGGAAAAGAAAACCGGATGGCGAGAATGGAAAAAAAAGAGAGGACAATCGGTCACGAAGTGGTTCAACATGGGGTAGAGAGATCTTTCGGTAATGTTGCTTAAAAACATAACGTTCAGTGGTTAGCAATGTACTTTTTCTTTAGTCTTCAACTTGAGCAAACCAAAACGCTTGAATTTTCGCTCCTGCTAGAATGGGACACAAAAATTCGTTGAAATCCACCATGAAAGGAGTCCGCCATGTGAGGCTGGAATatagagcataattggtttgatgccaacaatTGGCATAGCCAAAATTTGTCAAAATCAAAAGTTGCCAAAATTTGACAACTTTTTGTGAGATTGATAGGAAATATTGATAGCCAACTAATCACTAGTCAACATTTGGCATTTGCCAAAATATTGAcatgccaacttttggcatcaaaccaattctttatctttacctaataataaagcagctATCGCTTCTTCCCGCTCACTGTCGCGGCATTTTTGCAAGAAAGTCTCTGTGTTTTTTATGTGGATCTAAGAAAATGCTTCATTTTTTACAAAACAACCTCTCTATTAAACAAAAACAACCAAACCAATCCTCCGTCTCCTCCCCTCGTCGAGATCCAAGGCGGCCGCGTGCGGGAGGAGGTGTTGCGCCGAGCCGTGAGATCTGAGCCAACACGCCACCGTTCACCAATTCGGCGCCTCCCAATAGCAGAAAGCGAGGGAGATTTAGTAGCTGACCATCACGCCGAGGATGCAAGCAGCAAGGGCACCAAGGTGCCCGTGACGGCTAGTGGGGTGAGAAAGGGGCTACATAAGCGTCGGAGCTGGAGGCGTGGTGGCTGGGAAAAGAGCCAGCGGGAGAAGGGGAAGCTCGTCAGAGGACGCACACGGCGGCGCGGTCGCGTGTGAAGCGGCCGGCTACATGGACATAGAGGCGGCGCTTGGCCACTGGCGACGCTATGGTCTTCCGGCCAGGGGGGCGAGCACATACATGaagggcgcgggggggggggggggggggggggggcacgctgCTCAGGCCAGAGGGGAGGCGCGAAGGAGGCAGTCGTCCCTGGTGGCGGGGCCGGATGCGTCGGACGCGCACGGACCGACATAGTGGCCGTCCATGGCGGCGAGCGGctccgggggcggcgacggggttgGGTGGTTCAAGCAGTCGCTTCTGCAGCTACATGGGATTTCTTCATGACTATCAGCAGGTCTGAGATTTCTTCAGGACGATGACTCAGACCATATCTGGATGCAGAGAACACATATGAACTTCTCCTGAGATTGTGACTCAGCTACATGGTAATTTACTGTTAAATTATAATTTTGGCGGATTCCGCATTGCACTGAATGAAAACTGACAGTGAATGGATATTCGCTTAAAAGTCTGTAAAAACTGAGTGTCGGCATCATTGTAGACGTTCAGGAGTGATTTAGTAGGACTAAACCATGGAAAACAAACCTTTGATGGAGAAGTGTTGttctgaaaaaaatgaaaaaatgggtTCATAACTTCATATGCTAAACTGAAACCATGCATATTTGAATAGCAGGATTAGAGTTCAGAATCTGAAGTTTGTCCCGCATTGCATCATCAAGTAAAAGACTGTAGTTTGTACTCCTCATGTGTGATGCACTTGCAGGGTCAGAGTTGGTAGCCATCCCCTGGACAGGGCGCCATGTCTAGGGCTGTTGGCGTGCTTGAGCGGATGATACGCGGATGTTAGCTGCGAGGTGGAGAAGGAAGATGCCGTGGATGGATTTTGGTAGCTCTGATGACAACAGTTTCAACTTAGTAAGCCATATGTTGATATTCATGTGACTGTGATCTCGGAAATGAAAGTTCATAGGAAAGGAACGGAAGCCTTCACTGAACATAGAGTTGTGTTGTACCTGTAGTGAGAAAGGTTTGTAGAGGATAAAATATGTTTCGAGATTAAACAAGTTATGATTATTAGTCATGGCAGTTATAGGAACAGCTAGAATCAACTAGGTGTTGTAATGCTGGACTAAGGATGGACCTTGCTTGAAGAAATCAAAATATGTGCAGCCCTCCATGAATAATATATCCCGTATATTTCCATTGTGTTTTGCAGAATTGTTCTTGGAAGCGTACCGGGTAGGTCATATATTTAACAAACCTCTGAAGCGATGCAGTTTGTCTTTTCTTGAACACGCACCAGGTACATCTCAAAACCATTTTCTGTAATCATGGAACCGAGTTTGGAGCTGAAATGTTTCCAGTTTAACCACAAGGCAAAGACCATTTTAACCACGGCGAACAGTAAGCCAAGTATTACACTCGGTTTAAAGCTCACGACTTAGCAAGTTTTGACTTAGAGCCTATAAGCCAGGTGTTACTAGATAATCTGCAACTCGGGTGTAATCTAGTGTAACACCTGGCTCTATACGATTACACTCGAGTCCTAAATTAAAACATGTAGGCTCTATACGATTGTATACATTAAACCAATAATTTTGGATAAGACAGGTGGAAGTTCTTTTTTGATAGGCCAATTTTGACGCTACAAAGAGATTATTTAAGAGATTAAGAAATAAAAAGGACGGTTTTACTTTCTGGGCACTGTATTATTCTGTGATAAGCTACAGCAGACTATATCATGTACCGTCCAATAAGCATACCGTATGTTTACATATGGGTTGTTTCATAGGATTCAAGCCATCGAGTACCATCAAACCAAATCAACACTGCAGCAACCGATTAAAGGAGAAAATATCACAAGAGAAATGGATTGCATCGCGTGGAATTAATTTAGCAATTCATCTTAAGAGACAAAATACTGGAGAACAACTTTGCAAGAAATAAAATCCTACACAAAATTATCAGAGTCATGGGACACTACCTTACAAGAAAATCATCTCTGCCGACTTGTTCACCTTCATCACCCATTCTCCGATTTCATTCTTCAGTCTAATCTGCAACTCTCGCGGCCCCCTCGGAAAGACAACACACACTCGTTCAAGAACCCGCGCATTGCAGAGCAGCAGCTTGGCCATGCACCTCTGTGCCTCGTGGCCCTGGTAGTGCACCAGGTTGATCTCCCTCACCCGCTTCTCCAAGCACGGGAtcgaaacatccggaaccatgagTTCATCGTTGAGCTCGTGAGGGTGCACCCAGACGTCCTTACTTGGTTTCATGAACAGCGTCAAAATTTCAATGCATGGAGCCTGCTCGAGTATCCTAGTCACCGCCTCGATGCTGCCTTGATGAAGATATCCTGTCAGTTCAAGCTTCCATAGGCTCAGTTATGAGGGGAATCCCGTGAGGGATTCACTCTCAATGTCTGAACCGAGATGAGTTGACACTAGATGTAAATGCCTTGTGGCGGTGAACTGCTCGAGGAACATTCTGAACCGGGAAAAATCTCCATTGCGAACCTTCTTGCCGCAGAAGCCGATGTGGCATGAAGATATCTTGCGCGCACCGTGGAGGGTCACGAGCGATTCCGCAGGCACGGCACCCCTGTACTCGAACTCCCTCAGCTCCGAAGCATCGACGGTCACACTGACCAGGGTGTGGCAGCACCGTATGGCGAGCCTACGGAGGTGCTTGTCAAGGACGGTTATCGTCAAAGTGTCGCACCACTCCAGCGTAAGGTCGACGAGGTGAGGGCAGCAGGAGATGAGCCGCTGGATGCCGCCGCAGTCCAATTCGCTGATGCTGCTCAGGAGCAACGTCTCGAGGAGCGGCAGGCGTATGATCTCCGGCGGATCCAGATCGCAGCCGCCGAGGCAGAGCGTCCGTATGGCCACGCTAGAGAAGAGGCTTACTGGTAGCGTGAACATATCCGCTACGTAGTGGTtgtagggcacggggcagcggtCGTCTGCCTCACTGACGGCGCCACCGTGGTGGTCCGGCTCCCCAGCGTAGTGCTCCCCCATGACGGTGAGTTGTAGGCGAAGGTCAAGGTGGAGCTCCGGCCCGCTCCGGCGCAGAAGGTGGGAGAGCCACTGGCTCACAACGGGCCCGTCCCAGTCGTAGTAACCACCGAAGTGAACGCGGAAGGCGCGCGGCGCGGCGTTGCGGTCGCCTGTGCAGCGCCGGCGGCAGAGGAGAGCCGCATTGACGTCGTCGAGGAACGCCCCGTTCTTGCTCCGGCGATCCCCGGCATTCAGGTAGAAGGTGTAGTCGTCCCCGCGGAAGGGGGCAACGTACTCCACGAAGGAGATGGTGTGGACGTAGGCGAACTTGTGGCGCCAGCTCCTGGCGAgcacggcggcgcgggcggcctCCTTGGTGGGGAGGAACGAGAGGACGTGGCCGATGACGCCGTCCGGCAGCTCGCTGAGCCGATCTCGGCCGCCTCCGCCGCGGTTCGGCGAAGCCATCACGTACGTCCCGGTGCCTGTGGCCGGTGGCGATAACAAACTCACGATCGGGCCGAGAGATAAATCTCGTCGGGTTCCTTGTTGATCCTAGGTCGGTTCCGATTAGTTTGGTATGTGGCCGAACACTCCGTAATGAAATTAtagctctctctcctctccatttTTTTACCTATCAAATTATAGCTCTCTCTCCTCTTGTTGTACTTAGACAGTCAGAAAATTGTCGTAATAAGGCCCAAGAGGACTTGCTGACAATGAAAAACGTTGATCAGAAAGGCCATACCTGCAAATACACCAACAAAAACGAGAACTGACCGAATTTATACAGATCTACTAGAGACAAGCGTGGACCGGGGCCAAACAAATCCACCGAGAACCAACGTCGACCAGATCCAATACATGTTGGAGGCACACCTCCACACGGTCTCTATCGAAGACTCTAGGGCACCGACGCCACATCGTCGCCCCAACCAAGACACTAAAACTACATAAAGCAAGGACGCGTCAAGGGGGCAACAGGTGTCGAAAACCCTAATTCTTATTACAAGTTTGTTCTGTTTTATGCGAGTAAATTATCAAAATGTTTTGTTGTGTATCAATAAAAAATGAATTTGATTTCAAATTTGGATTTGCTGTGTTGTTTTCTCGACCAGCAAATATATATACACTTAAATAATGACAGATATACAGTTTCTGAGCGCTCCATCGGAAACAGCTTAATTTCAGCCAAGTCTCCTTGACGTTGATGATATTCATTGTTTACACCAGGCATCATGTGTTTGCATCAATACAATGATCTTCTACCTTTTGCTAGGTACACACCACATAACTTTAACACAAATGTTAAGTCACATAAACCAATGTTCATTATTCAGGAACACACAAACTGGCGTGCATCTCTTGCACCTTTTTATTATCTGGTTTCATCTACAACTCAGTACTACTACCTCTGATTGATCAAGTCACAGGTGATCGATCGGCATCTGCTTTACATTATTTTTTGAAGCTCTGGTTGCTATTTCTTCTCTTGTAAAATTTCTTGACCGCGGAGGATGCTGACCTTGCACTAGCTTCAGCCAGATCGCCATTTTCTCGCTCACGCATTTCCGAATCCATGCTTCCCCTCCTCAGCGACGAAAGGGTCCTTGCAAGGTCGCTCTCGTTGTCCACTTTTTGGGTTGCCATAGCATGCTTCTCCATCTCATTATCCTCAGGGGCGTCTTCCTTTGACATTTTCTCTCCAGTTTCAGTATCAGATTCCTTTTTCTGCTCCTTGTCTGAAGCAATTTCGATATGTGTAGTTTCCTTGTCTGAACTCTTTGCGTGATCTGAAGTTGTTTCGTTCGTCTGCTTTGGTATTTTCCGTGGCCTGCCCCTTGGACGCTTGGTAGTCTCTGAACTAATTGGTTCTTTGCCTTGCTTGGTAGTCCCTGAACTAATTGGTTCTTTGCCTTGCTTGGTAGTCCCTGAACTAATTGGTTCTTTGCCTTGCTTGGTAGTAATTGGTTCTTTGCCTTGTTTGGTAGTCTCTGAACTAATTGGTTCTTTGCCTTGCTTGGTAGTCTTTGAACTAATTGATTCTTTGCCTTGCTTGGTAGTCTCTGAACTAATTGGTTCTTTGCCTTTAGCTTGTACAGTATTGACCCTCTTTTCTTTTGGGTCAGACCGAGGATTCATGCTAGCAGAGGTGCCGCCATGAGCTGCAACATGGTGAGGTAAAATCATTAGGCACAATAAAGAGGAAACACACAACACGTCATATTGAGCTATAATCAAAGTAATGTATGAAGTGCATATTGGTTCGAAACTTTGCTTGTATCGACCGCTGTCAGGTTTGACATATATACTTTGGTTCTCCAAATTTATGATTCAGTAACTGTACAACAAATGTTCATAAATTAGGTAACTATTATACAGACTGAGGCCAAACAGAACATGAAGGAGAGGAACTGCTGTAGAACATTGTCCAGATACTATATCAAAAGATTGTAAACATTGTAGCCTGTGTACTTCCAATGTCTTCTCTACAACAATTTAAACCAAAACATCACTCACAAGATTCTAATATTAAACAACAGAACTTGATATGCAGAGTTTAACTTTCATTCCTGGGACATGAACATGATGTGCAGATTTTGTCAAAGCGTGCAGATCTTTTTCAATTTCATTCAAATGTTTCCAGCATTTATAGTAGCAAGTAGAGCGCCAAATGGGAGAGAGTACAAAATGTCAATACCCTTGCTGGGAGCTACCAAATATCCACCAGGATTTTCAGTTCAAGCGGACCAGTGTCGTGTGTGGGTGTTGGGCGGGGCCTCTACTCAGACAGCGACCAGCATCTCCTGATCTAGGTCAGTGGCATGGACTGGGCCCTATGGGTTGAAGTGGAGATGGGTCAGGCCCAATACCGGTTCAACACTTCCCCTCAAGATGGGTGGTAGATATCTATCAACCAATCTTGCTctgttaaaataaaataaaaattcaaCCCCTCTTGCCATATGCCAAGATACAATCCTCTGCTCCTAGTAGCTTTGTCAAGCAAACTGCAACCTGCTGCCCAGAACTGACATGAGTAAGGCTGATGATCCCATCATCAAGTTTCTCTTTAGTGAAGAAGCAATAAATTTTCACATGGTTTGTCCTATCACGTTAAACTGGGTTATTGACAACGCTTTATAGCTAACTGATTGCCACACAACACTCTCAAGGGTCACTTCCTCAGAAGT is a window encoding:
- the LOC123040407 gene encoding F-box/LRR-repeat protein At3g59200-like encodes the protein MASPNRGGGGRDRLSELPDGVIGHVLSFLPTKEAARAAVLARSWRHKFAYVHTISFVEYVAPFRGDDYTFYLNAGDRRSKNGAFLDDVNAALLCRRRCTGDRNAAPRAFRVHFGGYYDWDGPVVSQWLSHLLRRSGPELHLDLRLQLTVMGEHYAGEPDHHGGAVSEADDRCPVPYNHYVADMFTLPVSLFSSVAIRTLCLGGCDLDPPEIIRLPLLETLLLSSISELDCGGIQRLISCCPHLVDLTLEWCDTLTITVLDKHLRRLAIRCCHTLVSVTVDASELREFEYRGAVPAESLVTLHGARKISSCHIGFCGKKVRNGDFSRFRMFLEQFTATRHLHLVSTHLGSDIESESLTGFPS